One region of Corvus moneduloides isolate bCorMon1 chromosome 1, bCorMon1.pri, whole genome shotgun sequence genomic DNA includes:
- the MED10 gene encoding mediator of RNA polymerase II transcription subunit 10 encodes MAEKFDSLEEHLEKFVENIRQLGIIVSDFQPSSQTGLNQKLNFMVTGLQDIDKCRQQLHDISVPLEVFEYIDQGRNPQLYTKECLERALAKNEQVKGKIDTMKKFKSLLIQELTKVFPEDMAKYKAIRGEDPPP; translated from the exons ATGGCGGAGAAGTTCGACTCCCTGGAGGAGCACCTGGAGAAGTTCGTGGAGAACATCCGGCAGCTCGGCATCATCGTTAGCGacttccagcccagcagccagaCGGGGCTCAATCAGAAATT GAATTTCATGGTGACGGGCTTGCAGGATATCGACAAATGCCGGCAGCAGCTTCACGATATCAGCGTGCCCTTGGAAGTTTTTGA atacATAGATCAAGGCCGCAACCCTCAGCTTTACACCAAAGAGTGTCTGGAGCGAGCTTTGGCTAAAAATGAgcaagtaaaaggaaaaattgacACTATGAAG aaatttAAAAGCCTGTTAATTCAAGAACTGACAAAGGTGTTCCCAGAAGATATGGCAAAGTACAAAGCTATTCGAGGAGAAGATCCTCCTCCTTAA